One genomic region from Terriglobus aquaticus encodes:
- the pdxH gene encoding pyridoxamine 5'-phosphate oxidase, giving the protein MDLFANLPNEPMPMFREWLTVAETSEPNDANAAALATATRDGLPSVRMVLVKGAEDRGLSIFTDRDSQKGREIAGNPEVALCLHWKSQRRQVRFAGRMEPLSREESERYFHSRSRGSQIAAAVSHQSEPLASRAELDTAVKQYEQELGGAEVPLPERWVGFLLVPRRVEFWSDGKDRLHDRVVFLRDGDGWKTERLYP; this is encoded by the coding sequence ATGGACCTGTTTGCAAATCTGCCGAACGAACCGATGCCGATGTTTCGAGAGTGGCTGACCGTGGCGGAGACCTCGGAGCCGAACGACGCCAACGCAGCAGCGCTGGCCACCGCAACGCGAGACGGCTTGCCCAGCGTGCGAATGGTGCTGGTGAAAGGAGCGGAAGATCGCGGCCTGAGTATTTTCACTGATCGCGATAGTCAGAAGGGGCGGGAGATCGCCGGCAACCCTGAGGTGGCGCTGTGCCTACATTGGAAATCGCAGCGACGCCAGGTGCGCTTTGCCGGACGCATGGAGCCGTTGAGCCGGGAGGAGTCCGAGCGGTACTTCCACAGCAGGAGCCGTGGAAGCCAGATCGCGGCAGCGGTGTCTCACCAGAGCGAACCTCTCGCATCGCGAGCGGAGCTGGACACAGCGGTGAAGCAATACGAACAGGAGCTGGGCGGAGCGGAGGTGCCGTTACCCGAGCGTTGGGTAGGATTTCTGCTGGTGCCGCGACGGGTGGAGTTCTGGAGCGATGGTAAGGACCGGCTGCACGATCGAGTGGTCTTCTTGCGGGATGGGGATGGTTGGAAAACGGAGCGGCTGTATCCGTGA
- a CDS encoding efflux RND transporter periplasmic adaptor subunit, with product MLLPVSGCHKDEEKREAAEAPPATPQVVPSGSDNLIQVPTPKQFPLVAVRLQQVYDTLNVTGSVQPDVSREVPVLSIANGRVVSLHVGLGQTVHKGQLIMDVQSPDVAQAFLAYTTALSNENLTNTTLTRDKLLYDKGAIAQSQLQIAQNGEEDARAALVAAQQQLRILGVDKNHPSDTVHVYAPISGIIVAQNTTASGAAGINLAGVGGSFTIADLSHVWVICDVYENDLAQVHLGEQAEIRLNAFSGNVRTGTVSDIGAILDPSLRTAKVRIQVNNPDNLLRIGMFATATFHGKNAHAAAVIPSTAVLHLHDRDFVYMPSNASGTYRRVNVHVAQTMPDGNVEISSSLNAGDQVVSNPLELQNTAAQ from the coding sequence ATGCTCCTGCCCGTCTCGGGCTGCCACAAGGACGAGGAAAAGCGCGAGGCCGCAGAGGCTCCGCCTGCCACGCCACAGGTCGTGCCCAGCGGGTCGGACAACCTGATCCAGGTCCCCACGCCGAAACAGTTTCCGCTCGTCGCAGTTCGCCTTCAGCAGGTCTACGACACGCTCAACGTGACCGGCTCCGTGCAGCCCGACGTTTCGCGCGAGGTTCCCGTTCTTTCCATCGCCAATGGCCGCGTCGTTTCCCTTCACGTGGGTCTGGGCCAGACTGTGCATAAGGGCCAGCTCATCATGGACGTGCAGTCGCCCGACGTGGCCCAGGCATTCCTCGCTTACACCACTGCGCTTTCGAACGAAAACCTCACCAACACCACGCTCACCCGCGACAAGCTTCTGTACGACAAGGGAGCTATCGCGCAAAGTCAATTGCAGATCGCGCAAAATGGCGAGGAGGATGCGCGCGCTGCCCTGGTGGCCGCCCAGCAGCAGCTTCGCATCCTCGGGGTCGACAAGAACCACCCCAGCGACACCGTGCACGTGTACGCTCCCATATCCGGCATTATCGTCGCGCAGAACACCACCGCCTCCGGAGCCGCCGGCATCAACCTCGCCGGCGTGGGCGGATCGTTCACCATCGCCGACCTTTCGCACGTCTGGGTCATCTGCGACGTCTACGAGAATGACCTCGCCCAGGTGCATCTCGGCGAACAGGCCGAGATCCGCCTCAACGCATTTTCTGGCAACGTCCGCACAGGCACCGTGTCAGACATCGGTGCCATCCTCGACCCCTCGCTGCGCACCGCCAAGGTCCGCATCCAGGTCAACAATCCGGACAATCTTCTGCGCATCGGCATGTTTGCCACTGCGACCTTCCACGGTAAAAACGCCCATGCCGCGGCAGTGATTCCGAGCACGGCCGTGCTTCACCTGCATGACCGCGACTTCGTCTACATGCCGTCCAATGCGTCGGGCACCTACCGCCGCGTCAACGTACACGTCGCACAAACCATGCCGGACGGCAATGTTGAAATCTCCAGCAGCCTTAACGCCGGAGACCAGGTTGTCAGCAATCCACTGGAATTGCAGAACACGGCGGCACAGTAA